A genomic window from Desulfonatronovibrio magnus includes:
- a CDS encoding TAXI family TRAP transporter solute-binding subunit yields the protein MKKGSLIFLLAGFLALSFCLSFDKADAQRRAFLAFGGGPTGGTFNYFANGMAIYLGRHVPNLEMSSEGSGGSGENLRRINAGQIDYGIVYSGDAYLGRLGLLPNDERKYENVMSVAYLYGAPAQLVVRARDEISSAKDLVGKRVAVGNAGSGAALSAERFFRHIGIWDDIRPQFLGYSPAASAFRDGNIDAFWVLVGYPNASVIEAATQTRIDLVNLHIDAEESGFYDEYPFYERVVIPGETYRGQENDVYSFQDSTFWCAGAGVDEDIVYESVKTIFSEAGLQHMRTAHGAAREMSIENGIMGASVPLHPGAYRFWSEQGIDIPEHLKP from the coding sequence ATGAAAAAGGGTAGTTTAATTTTTTTGCTGGCCGGTTTTCTGGCTTTGTCCTTTTGCTTGAGCTTTGACAAGGCAGATGCTCAGAGAAGGGCTTTTCTTGCCTTTGGCGGCGGTCCCACCGGCGGTACATTCAACTATTTTGCCAATGGCATGGCCATATATCTTGGCAGGCACGTGCCTAATCTTGAAATGTCATCTGAGGGATCTGGAGGATCTGGTGAAAACCTTAGAAGAATCAACGCCGGTCAGATAGATTATGGTATTGTTTACTCAGGGGATGCTTACCTTGGCAGATTGGGGCTGCTTCCCAATGACGAAAGGAAATACGAAAATGTAATGTCTGTGGCCTATTTGTACGGTGCTCCTGCCCAGTTGGTTGTAAGAGCAAGAGATGAGATTTCTTCAGCCAAAGATCTTGTAGGCAAGAGAGTGGCCGTAGGTAATGCCGGATCAGGTGCTGCACTGTCTGCAGAAAGATTTTTCAGGCACATTGGAATATGGGATGACATCAGACCTCAGTTCTTAGGCTACTCACCTGCTGCATCTGCTTTTAGAGATGGTAATATTGATGCTTTCTGGGTGCTTGTGGGTTATCCCAATGCCTCGGTTATTGAAGCTGCCACCCAGACCAGAATTGATCTTGTCAATCTGCATATTGATGCTGAAGAGTCCGGGTTTTATGATGAATACCCATTTTATGAGAGAGTTGTTATTCCCGGCGAAACATATCGCGGTCAGGAAAACGATGTGTACTCCTTTCAGGACTCAACATTCTGGTGCGCCGGAGCAGGAGTGGATGAAGACATAGTGTATGAATCTGTAAAAACCATTTTTTCCGAAGCCGGTCTGCAGCATATGCGTACAGCTCACGGTGCTGCCCGGGAAATGAGCATTGAAAACGGCATTATGGGTGCGTCAGTTCCATTGCATCCTGGAGCATATCGCTTCTGGAGCGAGCAGGGTATTGATATTCCTGAGCACTTGAAGCCGTAA
- a CDS encoding TRAP transporter permease: MSDIKDLTEEQKQELEKIKAKESKFGRRLTPFWHVLVCVLGAAMVFFYLYSAGVQPFSDQYHRGVYVLLTYVMIFISFPFWSKSNMHRPTIVDIGLALTSIFVVGYWILEFENLAYRMGAETQMDIWVSIVGIVLSLEVSRRVLGWSITIGGLLFLVYGYFGPYMPGIIAHRGFDIERLATFLYLTQDGVFGVMCNVLVTYVIIFIFFGSFLQQSGVGRFFIDWPLALAGRSLGGPAKVSVVASGFFGSVSGSAIANTVSTGSFTIPLMKRAGFRPHVAGAIEPAASIGGMFMPPIMGAGGFLMAEMTNTPYVQIMAIAVFPALLYFISVFVMIHFEAKKQNIRGIVDENSPKAREVFKQHWFKAMPLVIIVAMMLFGYSPGMAAFWATISCVVISWVDKEYRMGPSQIWRAIVVGARNTLVIGATVGVIGIIVGTISLSGIGLKFSDLIISLSGGNLLIAMILIAFASLVLGMGVPVTASYLIVAVLAVPALHELGVSLIAAHMIVYWFSQNSNVTPPVCVAAYAGAAIAGSDPWRTGWTALKFSKLIYVVPFLFAYEPAMVLQGSVQEIAMVYFAATIGTIAFSAWSMFYLVRKTTLIEWIVFGVGTYLCFSPDIVKDIIGISLVTLVILNQYRKNKRDRQKLEALRTA, from the coding sequence ATGTCGGATATCAAGGACCTTACAGAAGAACAAAAACAAGAGCTGGAAAAAATAAAGGCCAAGGAATCCAAGTTTGGTAGAAGGCTGACCCCGTTCTGGCATGTACTGGTATGTGTGTTGGGTGCGGCAATGGTATTCTTTTACTTGTATTCCGCAGGTGTACAGCCCTTTAGTGACCAATACCATCGTGGTGTTTATGTGCTGCTGACCTATGTGATGATTTTTATCTCTTTTCCCTTCTGGTCCAAATCCAACATGCATCGCCCGACAATAGTAGATATTGGTCTAGCTCTTACGTCCATATTTGTTGTTGGATACTGGATTTTGGAATTTGAAAATCTGGCCTACAGAATGGGTGCAGAGACTCAGATGGATATCTGGGTAAGTATTGTCGGTATTGTGCTTTCTCTTGAAGTCAGCAGAAGGGTTTTGGGGTGGTCCATCACCATTGGAGGCCTGCTTTTTCTTGTCTATGGTTATTTTGGTCCATACATGCCCGGCATCATTGCGCATAGAGGATTTGATATTGAGCGTCTGGCAACTTTTTTGTACCTGACTCAGGACGGTGTTTTCGGAGTCATGTGTAATGTTCTGGTGACTTATGTAATTATATTTATCTTTTTTGGTTCCTTTCTGCAGCAGTCAGGAGTGGGCAGGTTTTTTATTGACTGGCCCCTGGCCCTTGCTGGCAGAAGTCTTGGTGGTCCGGCTAAAGTATCAGTTGTAGCGTCAGGTTTTTTTGGTTCAGTTTCCGGATCAGCCATCGCCAATACAGTTTCCACAGGTTCATTTACCATCCCTTTGATGAAAAGGGCCGGTTTCAGACCGCATGTGGCAGGAGCCATTGAGCCTGCCGCATCCATAGGCGGTATGTTTATGCCGCCCATTATGGGAGCGGGTGGATTTTTAATGGCTGAGATGACCAATACTCCATACGTTCAGATCATGGCCATTGCTGTTTTTCCTGCCCTTCTTTATTTTATTTCTGTATTTGTCATGATTCACTTTGAGGCCAAAAAACAAAATATTCGCGGCATTGTGGATGAAAATTCACCCAAAGCAAGAGAAGTTTTTAAACAGCACTGGTTCAAGGCCATGCCACTTGTCATTATTGTAGCCATGATGTTGTTTGGATATTCTCCGGGCATGGCGGCTTTCTGGGCCACTATTTCCTGTGTTGTCATCAGCTGGGTGGATAAAGAATATCGTATGGGTCCCAGTCAAATTTGGAGAGCCATAGTAGTTGGTGCTCGTAATACACTGGTCATTGGCGCAACTGTAGGTGTTATTGGTATTATTGTCGGTACAATTTCCTTGAGTGGAATAGGGCTGAAATTTTCCGATCTGATTATCTCTCTTTCTGGTGGAAACCTGCTGATTGCCATGATTCTTATTGCCTTTGCCTCCCTTGTTCTCGGCATGGGCGTTCCAGTTACTGCTTCTTACCTCATTGTAGCTGTGCTTGCAGTGCCGGCCCTGCATGAGCTGGGCGTAAGCCTCATTGCCGCGCATATGATAGTCTACTGGTTCAGTCAGAACTCCAACGTAACTCCACCTGTGTGCGTAGCTGCATATGCTGGTGCGGCCATTGCCGGATCTGATCCGTGGCGCACGGGCTGGACTGCATTGAAGTTTTCCAAGCTGATTTATGTTGTGCCGTTTCTTTTTGCTTATGAGCCGGCTATGGTGCTGCAGGGCAGTGTTCAGGAAATTGCCATGGTTTACTTTGCAGCCACCATTGGTACCATCGCCTTTTCTGCCTGGTCCATGTTTTATCTTGTCAGGAAAACCACACTTATCGAATGGATCGTCTTCGGTGTTGGAACTTATCTGTGCTTCAGCCCTGATATTGTGAAGGATATAATAGGTATTTCCCTTGTAACTTTGGTTATTTTAAATCAGTACCGAAAAAATAAAAGAGACAGGCAGAAGCTTGAAGCTCTGAGGACTGCGTAG
- a CDS encoding Lrp/AsnC family transcriptional regulator: protein MIDEKDIKILNLLQESCRVSNAEIARRLGMAPSAILERIRKLEKKGVIKGYELRIDPKAIGLTLTVITLIKTDEDVGSTRVGKELAEIQHIQEVYFIAGEYSYMVKARVADTDALTALLQKMGEVQGIRDTRTTFVLNTIKESAGLYLQAEPRLHKK, encoded by the coding sequence ATGATTGACGAAAAAGATATAAAGATTTTGAACTTGCTTCAAGAAAGCTGCCGTGTATCCAATGCGGAAATTGCCAGGCGTCTTGGTATGGCTCCTTCGGCAATCCTGGAGCGCATACGCAAGCTGGAGAAAAAAGGAGTAATCAAGGGCTATGAGCTCAGGATTGATCCCAAGGCAATAGGTCTGACCCTGACAGTAATTACCCTGATCAAGACTGATGAAGATGTAGGTTCAACCAGGGTCGGCAAAGAACTGGCTGAAATTCAGCACATACAGGAAGTATATTTTATTGCCGGTGAATATTCTTATATGGTCAAGGCAAGAGTGGCTGATACTGATGCTTTGACCGCTTTACTGCAGAAAATGGGTGAGGTTCAGGGTATAAGGGATACTCGAACTACTTTTGTTCTCAATACAATTAAGGAAAGCGCGGGTTTATATCTCCAGGCTGAACCGCGCTTGCATAAGAAATAG
- the pruA gene encoding L-glutamate gamma-semialdehyde dehydrogenase has product MNSDELNVKIRARGQEFFKSISGEAPSIFNKGWWTGKVMDWAMRNEDFKVQLFRFVDVLPYLNTSESLTKHIQEYFGGEGQDIPSVLKWGAKSSGWGGGLAGKLMAKSIRSNIESMAKQFIIGENIKQAQKSLNKLRKDNFAFAVDILGEATVSEAEGEQYKQSYLELLDGLASSQGSWKALGAEGDKDWGYAPKINVSIKPSALYSQARPSDFAGSVAGICRRLKPVALKAKEIGAHLCIDMEQYKFKDITIEVYKRLRADADLKDFHELAIVLQSYLVDTDNDLEELLSWSREQGLPIAIRLVKGAYWDYETVIAKQSGWKVPVYVVKAETDAAFERQSRKILENSDICYYACGSHNIRSIAAVMETAIELNVPEQRYEFQVLYGMAEPVRKGLLNVAKRVRLYSPYGEILPGMAYLVRRLLENTANESFLRQSFAEGTDTDKLLEDPVITAKNEKAARPPQEKPQGKVPPFVNESFADFTLLEEREAFPAAIKEVRNEMGGVYPLIINNKEVITDDRLTTVNPADPDEVVGHVCQASRQEVDQALNGAREALPMWRDLSPEDRANYLFKAADIARKDIFKLSAWQVLEVGKQWNQAHADVGEAIDFMEYYAREMLRLGTPRRMGRAPGEVNHLFYQSKGIAAVISPWNFPLAISCGMTSAALVTGNCVLYKPAGVASVIGYGLAEIYRQAGIPDGVFHYIPGRGRIIGDYIVEHPDVSLIAFTGSMEVGLRIVNKASVVYPGQLQVKRVIAEMGGKNATIVDDDADLDEAVLEVLYSAYGFQGQKCSACSRVIVLENIYDKFITRLVEAAKSVKIGPAEDPQCYMGPVVDKSAQEKILEYVDVARQEGSILYSSEVPDKGFYVPLTIVDGITPEHRIAQEEIFGPVLAVMKARDFDQAVEWANSTQFALTGAVFSRSPSNLEKARKDFRVGNLYLNKGSTGALVERQPFGGFKMSGVGSKTGGPDYLVQFLDPRCVTENTMRRGFAPIEEDDDWVA; this is encoded by the coding sequence ATGAACAGCGATGAGCTGAATGTGAAAATCAGAGCCAGAGGACAGGAATTTTTTAAAAGCATCAGTGGCGAGGCTCCGTCAATTTTCAATAAAGGCTGGTGGACCGGTAAAGTAATGGACTGGGCAATGCGCAATGAAGATTTTAAGGTTCAGCTGTTTCGATTTGTGGATGTCCTTCCATATCTGAATACTTCAGAGTCTCTGACTAAGCATATCCAGGAATATTTTGGAGGTGAAGGGCAGGATATTCCTTCGGTTCTGAAGTGGGGTGCCAAAAGTTCCGGCTGGGGTGGCGGCCTTGCTGGAAAATTAATGGCCAAATCCATTCGATCCAATATTGAGAGCATGGCCAAACAGTTTATCATTGGTGAAAACATTAAGCAGGCTCAGAAAAGTCTGAACAAGCTGCGCAAGGATAATTTTGCCTTTGCTGTAGACATTCTTGGAGAGGCAACTGTCAGTGAGGCTGAAGGAGAACAGTATAAGCAAAGCTATCTGGAACTTCTGGATGGTTTGGCTTCCAGTCAGGGAAGCTGGAAAGCTCTTGGTGCTGAGGGTGATAAGGACTGGGGGTATGCGCCTAAGATCAATGTGTCCATTAAGCCTTCCGCTCTTTATTCTCAGGCCAGACCCTCGGATTTTGCCGGATCAGTAGCGGGAATATGCAGAAGGCTCAAACCTGTTGCTCTCAAGGCCAAAGAAATTGGCGCTCATCTTTGTATTGATATGGAGCAGTACAAGTTTAAGGATATTACCATTGAGGTTTATAAGAGGCTGCGGGCTGATGCAGATCTCAAGGATTTTCATGAGCTGGCTATTGTGCTGCAGTCTTATCTTGTGGATACAGACAATGATCTGGAAGAGCTTCTTTCATGGTCGCGTGAGCAGGGTTTGCCCATAGCCATTCGCCTGGTCAAGGGGGCTTACTGGGATTATGAAACAGTCATTGCCAAACAGTCAGGCTGGAAAGTTCCTGTTTATGTTGTAAAAGCTGAAACTGATGCTGCTTTTGAAAGGCAGTCCAGAAAGATTCTGGAAAACAGTGATATATGTTATTATGCCTGCGGTTCTCATAATATTCGCTCCATTGCTGCTGTCATGGAGACCGCCATTGAGTTGAATGTTCCTGAGCAAAGATATGAGTTTCAGGTCCTTTACGGTATGGCTGAACCTGTGCGTAAGGGGCTGCTTAATGTGGCCAAAAGGGTCAGACTTTATTCTCCTTACGGGGAGATTCTGCCGGGCATGGCTTACTTAGTGCGCAGACTTCTTGAAAATACCGCCAATGAGTCATTTCTGCGCCAGAGTTTTGCAGAAGGCACTGATACCGACAAACTTCTTGAAGATCCAGTGATCACAGCTAAAAATGAAAAGGCAGCCAGACCACCTCAGGAAAAGCCTCAGGGCAAGGTGCCTCCATTTGTCAATGAGAGTTTTGCTGACTTCACCTTGCTGGAAGAACGTGAAGCCTTTCCTGCAGCCATTAAAGAAGTTCGAAACGAAATGGGAGGTGTTTATCCTCTGATAATTAACAATAAAGAGGTCATAACCGATGATCGGCTTACTACAGTGAATCCAGCTGATCCTGATGAAGTGGTTGGACACGTATGTCAGGCTTCCAGGCAGGAGGTTGACCAGGCACTCAATGGTGCCAGAGAGGCATTGCCCATGTGGCGTGATTTGAGTCCTGAAGATCGAGCCAACTACCTGTTCAAGGCTGCTGATATTGCCCGCAAGGATATTTTCAAGCTTTCAGCCTGGCAGGTGCTTGAAGTGGGTAAGCAGTGGAATCAGGCTCATGCTGACGTGGGTGAGGCCATTGATTTTATGGAATATTACGCCAGGGAAATGTTAAGACTGGGAACGCCCAGGCGCATGGGCAGGGCACCTGGAGAGGTCAACCATCTTTTTTATCAGTCCAAAGGCATTGCTGCGGTTATTTCGCCCTGGAACTTTCCTCTGGCCATCAGTTGCGGAATGACTTCAGCGGCCCTGGTTACAGGGAATTGCGTATTATACAAACCTGCAGGAGTGGCATCTGTGATTGGTTATGGTCTGGCTGAAATATACCGCCAGGCAGGCATACCTGATGGAGTATTTCACTATATACCGGGACGAGGCAGAATTATCGGTGACTATATTGTTGAGCATCCTGATGTCAGCCTGATTGCGTTTACTGGTTCCATGGAAGTTGGTCTGCGCATTGTAAACAAGGCCTCAGTTGTTTATCCGGGCCAATTGCAGGTAAAACGAGTTATCGCTGAAATGGGTGGTAAAAACGCCACAATTGTTGATGATGATGCTGATCTGGACGAGGCTGTTCTGGAAGTGCTGTATTCAGCTTATGGATTCCAGGGCCAGAAATGCTCTGCCTGCTCGAGAGTTATTGTTCTGGAAAATATTTACGATAAGTTTATTACCCGACTGGTGGAAGCAGCCAAATCTGTGAAAATTGGGCCAGCTGAAGATCCGCAATGCTATATGGGGCCGGTAGTTGATAAATCTGCTCAGGAAAAGATTCTGGAGTATGTTGATGTGGCCAGGCAGGAGGGCAGTATTCTTTACAGTTCTGAAGTTCCGGACAAAGGCTTTTATGTTCCTTTGACCATTGTGGACGGTATAACTCCCGAGCATAGAATAGCTCAGGAGGAAATATTCGGTCCGGTTCTGGCGGTAATGAAAGCCAGAGATTTTGATCAGGCTGTTGAATGGGCCAATTCCACCCAGTTTGCACTGACCGGTGCTGTATTCAGTCGAAGTCCCAGCAACCTGGAAAAGGCCAGGAAAGATTTTCGTGTGGGCAACCTTTACCTTAACAAGGGCAGCACTGGTGCGCTTGTGGAAAGGCAGCCATTTGGCGGGTTTAAAATGTCAGGTGTGGGATCCAAGACTGGCGGGCCTGATTATCTTGTACAGTTCCTTGACCCGAGATGCGTGACAGAGAACACTATGCGCAGAGGTTTTGCTCCCATAGAAGAGGATGATGACTGGGTGGCTTAG
- the cbiB gene encoding adenosylcobinamide-phosphate synthase CbiB, producing MFVNIIIFLLFCYIVDLIVGDPRSWPHPVKVLGKAINFIEHKCRITGFSLRKCGFIVLFLGVFLILFLVSLCISLPFFGLVISLYLGYASLALGCLIHETRKAQKLIAGKNIQQAREAVACLVSRDTEHLDQQGLYQALAESVSENYNDAFCAPFMYLSLLGVPWVWAYKFVSTLDSMWGYKVSHWKDLGYAAAKADDILAWIPARTGALSMLVASRILRLESSVSWSRIAGDARKTDSPNAGWTMSAAAHLLNVRMGGAASYFGKTRIKPEIGSGDNAYSKSKIDELINLIVLSSIIYAAFFTLIALIIS from the coding sequence GTGTTTGTAAACATAATTATTTTTCTTTTATTTTGCTATATTGTTGATTTGATCGTCGGTGATCCTCGCTCCTGGCCACATCCGGTCAAGGTTCTTGGCAAAGCCATTAACTTTATCGAGCATAAGTGCAGAATAACCGGTTTCAGCCTCAGGAAATGCGGCTTTATCGTTCTTTTCCTGGGTGTTTTTCTCATTCTTTTCCTTGTTTCTCTCTGTATTTCTCTTCCCTTTTTCGGTCTGGTCATCTCCCTTTATCTCGGTTACGCATCTCTGGCCCTTGGGTGTCTGATCCATGAAACACGTAAAGCCCAAAAACTCATAGCCGGCAAAAATATACAGCAGGCCAGGGAGGCTGTAGCCTGTTTAGTGAGCAGGGACACAGAACATCTGGATCAGCAGGGGCTCTATCAAGCCCTTGCCGAGTCAGTCTCTGAAAACTATAATGATGCTTTTTGTGCGCCGTTTATGTATTTAAGTCTTCTTGGAGTTCCGTGGGTTTGGGCCTATAAATTTGTCAGCACTCTTGATTCCATGTGGGGTTACAAGGTGTCGCACTGGAAGGATCTGGGTTATGCGGCGGCTAAGGCTGACGATATTCTGGCCTGGATACCGGCGAGAACAGGTGCCTTGTCAATGCTGGTGGCCAGTAGAATATTGCGTCTTGAAAGTTCAGTATCATGGTCCAGAATTGCCGGGGATGCCCGCAAAACAGACAGTCCCAATGCTGGCTGGACAATGTCTGCTGCTGCTCATCTTCTAAATGTGCGCATGGGCGGAGCTGCTTCTTATTTCGGCAAGACGCGCATCAAGCCGGAAATAGGCAGTGGTGATAATGCTTATTCAAAATCCAAGATTGATGAACTCATAAACCTTATTGTGCTGAGTTCAATTATTTATGCAGCCTTTTTTACTCTTATTGCCTTGATTATCAGCTGA